A part of uncultured Fibrobacter sp. genomic DNA contains:
- a CDS encoding fibrobacter succinogenes major paralogous domain-containing protein: MKFWLVLFVSLFVAYASAAPKSKKKNEFKDPRDKQTYRTVKIAGLEWLGDNLNYKTEGSFCYKDDDDQCMVYGRLYTWDAAKKACPAGFRLPTHADFESLWIAAGADFNAGYLIKADYGWSGDTNGNDTLKFSAMPAGNRFDDETYGNTAKFAFFWSSDDSSEGIAPGSARVWYLTSKSMAFGYMSKPKNFGFSVRCVR; encoded by the coding sequence ATGAAATTCTGGCTGGTTTTATTTGTTAGTTTGTTTGTGGCTTACGCCTCGGCGGCTCCCAAGTCTAAAAAGAAAAACGAGTTCAAGGACCCGCGTGACAAGCAGACGTACCGCACGGTAAAAATCGCTGGTCTCGAATGGCTGGGCGACAACCTGAATTATAAAACTGAAGGCAGTTTCTGCTACAAGGATGATGACGACCAGTGCATGGTCTACGGCAGGCTCTACACTTGGGATGCGGCCAAAAAAGCATGCCCCGCCGGGTTCCGCTTGCCCACGCACGCCGACTTCGAAAGCCTCTGGATTGCGGCAGGCGCCGACTTTAACGCGGGTTACTTGATCAAGGCCGATTACGGCTGGTCGGGCGACACCAATGGCAACGACACTCTCAAATTCTCGGCGATGCCCGCCGGCAACCGCTTCGACGACGAAACCTACGGCAATACCGCTAAATTCGCCTTCTTCTGGAGCTCCGACGATTCCTCCGAAGGCATTGCCCCCGGCTCTGCCCGCGTGTGGTACCTCACCAGCAAATCCATGGCATTTGGCTACATGTCCAAACCCAAGAATTTCGGGTTCTCTGTTCGCTGCGTGCGGTAA
- a CDS encoding type II toxin-antitoxin system YafQ family toxin produces MSSKDGFKYNLRITSRFKKHLKQIAKRNIDNVTKISNVVNSLQKGETLEARFKDHALVGNWTGHRECHILPDLLLIYKIEENILILELVDTGSHADLFGK; encoded by the coding sequence ATGAGTTCTAAAGACGGATTCAAGTATAATTTACGGATTACAAGCCGCTTCAAGAAGCACCTTAAACAAATTGCCAAAAGAAACATAGACAACGTCACAAAGATTAGCAATGTTGTCAATTCTCTACAAAAAGGGGAAACTCTTGAAGCACGATTTAAGGACCATGCTTTAGTTGGAAATTGGACCGGTCACAGGGAATGCCACATTCTTCCCGATCTTTTGTTAATCTACAAAATCGAAGAAAACATTCTTATTCTAGAACTTGTAGACACCGGCTCTCACGCCGATTTATTCGGGAAATAA